One window of Centropristis striata isolate RG_2023a ecotype Rhode Island chromosome 23, C.striata_1.0, whole genome shotgun sequence genomic DNA carries:
- the LOC131962395 gene encoding caspase recruitment domain-containing protein 8-like, producing the protein MNSLFLFQFQEKFSFTPELLTESGKTSYRFRCPGPGVFQCALTGLVFVLAQEAELQYNTVIWDESLVQSAGRTAAGPLFRIESSDDAAVRQLHLPHCETEEALRVDGLLSVVHITDDGMSFLEPLEVSDTHVMVEVPHLSAFGLVWDFVRRFLNISLQKEVQVLLFLRPIDGGKELDVLLLPSNVPLTEVKERHSRSKRIQAPAHCDLIVGKPYKVHCSPGNFKVQPKRSKFRLDYGPNYHPTFQVSLNPIPESVTLTVQDEEGRVVWTYDWNLPGRNVPAEDSIPAEHSVPAEDSVPAEDSVPAEDSVPTEDADPPEDKLLLVRTEFVKRVSDPVLNQLLDKLLELHVINDGEMQSLRKRGRADRARDAIDTVRGKGSAASSVLMEALWELDPHLSTVLRLR; encoded by the exons ATGAACTCTTTGTTCCTTTTTCAATTTCAGGAAAAGTTCAGTTTCACACCTGAACTGCTGACTGAGTCTGGAAAGACTTCATACAG GTTCAGGTGTCCCGGTCCAGGTGTGTTCCAGTGTGCTTTGACTGGACTGGTGTTTGTTTTGGCTCAGGAGGCGGAGCTTCAGTACAACACTGTCATATGGGACGAGAGCCTCGTCCAATCAGCTGGCAGGACGGCTGCAGGGCCGCTGTTCAGAATTGAGAGTTCAGATGATGCTGCTGTCCGTCAGCTCCACCTGCCACACTGTGAAACAGAGGAAG cGTTGCGTGTTGACGGCCTGTTGTCTGTCGTCCACATCACTGATGATGGAATGAGCTTCTTGGAGCCGCTGGAGGTCTCAGACACTCATGTGATGGTGGAGGTTCCTCACCTCTCTGCCTTTGGTCTGGTCTGGGATTTTGTTAGAAGGTTCCTGAACATCTCACTGCAAAAAGAGGTTCAAGTTCTGCTGTTCCTCCGACCTATCGACGGAGGGAAAGAACTGGATGTATTACTGCTGCCTAGCAACGTTCCTCTAACTGAG GTTAAAGAGAGACATAGCCGTTCTAAGCGCATCCAGGCCCCTGCCCACTGTGACCTGATCGTAGGTAAACCCTACAAGGTTCACTGTTCACCTGGGAACTTCAAAGTACAGCCGAAG cgTAGTAAATTTCGCTTAGACTATGGACCAAATTACCATCCAACATTTCAAGTGTCACTGAATCCGATCCCAGAGAGCGTGACTTTGACGGTCCAGGATGAAGAGGGGAGAGTAGTCTGGACATATGACTGGAATCTGCCAG GCAGAAATGTCCCAGCAGAGGACAGCATCCCAGCAGAGCACAGCGTCCCAGCAGAGGACAGTGTCCCAGCAGAGGACAGCGTCCCAGCAGAGGACAGTGTCCCAACAGAAGACGCTGACCCACCAGAAGATAAGCTGTTGTTGGTTCGGACAGAGTTTGTAAAAAGAGTCTCTGATCCTGTTCTGAACCAGCTTCTGGATAAACTCCTGGAGCTTCATGTTATAAATGATGGAGAAATGCAGTCACTCAGAAAGAGAGGCCGAGCAGACAGAGCACGAGACGCGATCGACACGGTGAGAGGAAAAGGAAGTGCAGCCAGCTCAGTCCTGATGGAGGCTCTCTGGGAGCTGGATCCACACCTTTCCACAGTGCTGAGGCTCAGATGA